Within the Dialister hominis genome, the region GGCATCGCAGTCGTTAAGAAGGCAGGCACAGGAGAAATCCGTCTGATGGGCGCTATCATGCTCGTTACGATCATCCTGTCTTCCGTTTCCTCCAACACCGGTACTGTTGCGTGCCTGATGCCAGTTATCGTCGGCATCTGCCAGGCAGCTAAAATCCCGGCTTCCAAGGAATTGATGCCTCTGGCAATTGCTGCTAACGTCGGCGGCACCATCACCATGATTGGTACTCCGCCAAACGTCATCGTTACCGGCGCACTGTCCGCAGCAGGACTTCCGACCTTCGGATTCTTCGAATTCGCATACATCGGCATTCCGCTGTCCGCTATCATTTTCTTCTGGACACTCTTCGTAGGCCGTCACTTCCTGCCAGACAAATCTGCAGGTGCTATGGACGAAGAAGCAGTCAAGGCTGCTAAAGAAGAAGCAGGCGCAGGCGATGACAATGCTCCAAAGAGCAAAACAAAAATGTGGATTTCCGGTCTCATCCTGATTGGCGTCGTACTCGCTATGGCTCTGGAACTCCCGACACTTCCGCTGCAGACTGCTGCCGTTACCGGCGCAATCCTCTGCGTCATCACTGGATGCCTCAAGGAAAAAGAAGCTTACGCTGGTATTGACTGGGTAACAATCTTTCTGTTCGCTGGTATGCTTTCCGTTGCAACCGCTATGGAAAAGACCGGCGCAGGCAAGCTGATCGCTGACACCGTTGTCAACATGATGGGTGACAATCCGAACCCGTACGTCCTGACCGCTGTACTGTTCCTGATCTCCAACGTTCTGACACAGTTCATGTCCAACACTGCATCCGCAGCACTGCTTGCACCAATCGGTATTTCCATCGCTCAGTCTATCGGCTGCGATCCGAAACCGGTTCTGATGGCTCTTGGTATTGCAGCTTCCATGGCATTCGCAACACCAATGGCTACTCCGCCAAACACTCTGGTCCTCGGACCTGGCGGATTCTCCTTCAACGATTATGTCAAAGTCGGCGTTCCGATGTGCCTGATCTCCTGGATCGCGTGCGTCATCATTATCCCGATTTTCTGGCCATTCCATTAATCCGGAATGATCGTGAAGGGTCAGCGTATCTGACACGAAGAAAGGATCCGGGGCTTCCCGGGTCCGGACTTCACTTATTTTCAAGCGGCTTTGCCGCAGGCATCTTTGATGCCGTATCGTAGAAAGGTGGATTTATAGATGGAAACTCCGGGCCCACTTTCAATTTGTATTACCAACATGGTTATTGTATTTGCCGTACTGATTTTCCTGGCATTCGTTATTCAGCTCATCCACGTTGTGGATCCGACCAAGAATAAGAAAAAATAATTCAATAACTCAATAATTAGGAGGATACAAACATGGATGGCTTTATGAGAGCACTCGTTTCCGTATGGACAGACTCCGGCTTTGCCGCTCTGACCTGGGAAAACGTGGTTATGATTCTGGTAGGACTTGTCCTGCTGTACCTGGCAATCGCAAAAGAATATGAACCTCTTCTGCTTCTGCCAATCGCATTCGGCGATATTATGGCTAACTTCCCGAACACCGGCTTTGAAACCGATATGGGCGTTATGATGGCCATTGGATTTGGTATTAAGTATGAAATTTTCCCGCCGCTGATTTTCATGGGCGTAGGTGCCATGACGGACTTTGGTCCGCTTATCGCTAACCCGAAGACGGTTCTTCTGGGCGCAGCTGCTCAGATCGGCGTATTCGTCGCTCTGGCCGGCGCTATGATGCTCGGCTTCAACGTTCAGGAAGCAGCTTCCATCGGTATCATCGGTGGTGCTGACGGCCCGACCGCTATTTACCTGACAACTAAACTGGCTCCACACCTCTTGGGTGCTATCGCAGTTGCCGCTTACTCTTACATGTCCCTGGTTCCGCTGATTCAGCCGCCAATCATGAAGCTCTGCACCACAAAAGCACAGCGCTCCATTAAGATGGTCAACCTTCGTCCTGTAACTCACTTCGAAAAGGTTGCTTTCCCGATCGTCGTAGCAATCGTCGTTTCCCTGCTTCTGCCGCCAGTAGCAGCCCTGATGGGATGCCTCTGCCTTGGCAACCTGTTTGAAGTTTCCGGTGTTACCGCTCGTCTGTCCGATACCGCTCAGAACGCACTGTGCAACATCGTTACCATTTTCCTTGCAACCGGCACAGGCCTGACCATGACCGGCGACAAGTTCCTTCGTATCCAGACCATCGAAATCATCGTTCTCGGCCTGATCGCATTCGCAGCTGGCACCGCTGGCGGCGTCCTCTTCGGTCAGATCATGAGAATCGCATCTGGCAACAAGGTAAACCCGCTGATCGGTTCCGCGGGCGTATCTGCAGTTCCGATGGCAGCTCGTGTATCTCAGGTTGTAGGTCTGAAAGACAACCCGTCCAACTACCTGCTGATGCAGGCAATGGGCCCGAACGTAGCAGGCGTTATCGGTACTGCAGTTGCTGCAGGCACCATGCTGGCTCAGTTCGGAGGCTGATCGTAAGATCATCCCGAATGATAAAAACGCATCTCTTCGGAGGTGCGTTTTTTGTTTGCCAAAGTGGAGAAGGCTTAGACTTATAGGACATTTCGTGTTGGTTTTAGGGCCGATGGAGCCAGTGTTTATCAGGCTTTATCGGCAATTTAAGATTTCATGGGAAATTGCAGGGGGTATCGCGTAAATAGACTTACCTGTAAAGGCAGGGGGCAGGAATCCAATATACCGTTCGCCCTTATCAAGGAAAATAAGGGCAAGGCAAGCTTGAAATGAGTCCTTTTGCTTCAAGCCGCAGGACTGTCTCTGCCGGAGAAAGTGATTCTGCTGCCAGTGGATTTTTTGATAGAAGGAATGATGACTCATATACTTTTGCAAGAATCGATGAAGGTTAATCCGGTAAAGGCAGTATGATCTCTCGGATTGCAACCCCGCCTTCCCACGCGGTCAGCGCTGTGGATAGGAAGGCAGATGCAGGCTGGCCTTGGTTTTAATTTTTGCTCCTCTCTGAAAATCTTCCGTTTTGCTGCCTGGGTGCATGGAAATTTTTTGGCTCTTCACGGAAATTTGGGGGATGAATAATTTTTAGGTAAAGAATGGAATCGGATAAGGGTAAAGAAATAATCCATGTTTCGGTACCCATATCCGATTCTTTTTAGTACCTTGATCTTATTATTGAATCCTTCAAGCTTCCCCGTATTGATAGGATACAGGGCATGAGCAGCCAGTCCCTTGATTCGCTTCTGCTTTTGCCGGGCAAACTTTACCAGGGCAGGAATCCCGCTCTCCAGTCCAGCCTGAATCCATTTTGTCCATCCGGCGAGAGCTTCTTCATAGTCAGTCAATGTGAACAGACGAGTCATCTCCTGCTTCATGGCATAACAAATCGCCAAATCCCTATGCTCGCTCAGGATATCCAACAGATGAGTTTTCTGCCTTTCATTCAGGTGGTCGTCCTTCTTTAACAGTATCCATCGGGATTTCTTCAATTCGGTATAAAGCTTCCTTTCTTCATGGCTCTTTTCCCTGGACATCTTCTGGAGCTCTGGATTATTAGTTTCTTTCGTATATTCCTTTAATGCTTCTGCTTCCTGCCTATGCTTTTGTGCTTCCTCCAGGCGCACGGCTCCCATAACATCACGCCCAAACTGTGCCTGCATATGGTACCGGTCATAAACGATGGGGGCCTTCGGACAATATTTCTGGAACAGCCTGTTAAAGGATGCGTTCATATCCATGGCCACCGCTTTTAGCCTGGAAAGAAGCGAAAGGCCAATGCTCTTAAAGAAGTGCTCAAAATCTGACATGGAGCGGCCCAGGCCGGCCCACAAGATGAATCCCGTTTCCAAATCCATAACGCAGGTGGCATAGCGATGGCCCTTATGGATAGCGAACTCATCTACGGCCAAATACCGTGGGCGATAGTTACTTTTCTTCAGGCAGGTTTCAAAGGCAGCCAACGCCTTATCCATGATATGCTTTTGTATTTTCTGTATGGTACTCCAATGTACAGAGAGCATGGCCGAAATGGCAGAAATGGATGTATGACACTTAAGCAGATGGATAATCCACAAGGCCATATCCCAAGTAACGCGTGTGAAAGGGCATTGGCAGGGGATATCTTCCGTTATGGTCTTCCCGCAGGATGTGCAGCGGAATCTGTGCCCCGAGAACTCTATATACTTCTTTTGCTTAGGAAGATCTGGAAAATCCTTGATGAGTACAGAAAAAGCCCCATAACTATACATACGGGAGTGACAGTGCGGACAGGAAAAATCTCTGGCAGTCCGTAGACTGGTAACTCGGGTATGGCAATGAGGATTTGGATGGTTAGTGATATTTTCTGTACGATAATATTGACAATTAAAAGTGATTTCATTATGGTAATAAAAGAGCATTATTCGACCTCCGTGCGTAGTTTTAGGCAACTTACATTTTGGAGTAGATAATGCTCTTTTTCAATGCCAATTTTATATGTTATTATTTTTATCCCACAAAAAAGCGTGAAGAACCAATTTTTTCACCTGTCATCATTCATTTGCGGGATTATCCCCTGACCGGCACCTGTCTTTTCTCTGAGACGAGTGCTTCGCGTAGAATGCTGCCGTGAAAATGCATATGTTGTTGTTCCATCCTTTGCCCGGGAAGGTATTGGTGGAGCCTCTTTCAGGTACAAAAAGTACAGCAAAATCTCTTCTGCTGCAGGAATACAAAATAGTAAAAAGCAGCCGGTAAATATTCATTCTTTGATAGTGAAAAGGTTCATTTATCAAATAGAGCAAAGGACAGACGATTTCCTAGAAGAAGTAGTTCCTGTCAAAAGTTCATCTGCTGCCAGATGGGAATGCATTGTATGAATAATTCTTAAATACTTTGTATGTCTCTTGACAGGGACATGGCAAACATGATAGATTTCCGAAAGAATGCTTCGGATGGAGAATAACGGAGGGTTTTCTATAAAAAGGGGCGCAAGGGACGGTATTCCTTTGCCAAATCGGGTCCGTTGCATTATAATAGAAGTACTGGTATGATATACACGTAGAAGGAGTACTAACAAGATGCAAATGATCGATCTGTCGGACGTGCATGATTTCAGCGCGGCCCGGTTCATACTTTACTGGGTGGTGGCTTCTGTCGTAGCCGTCATCGTAGCTTACAGCATCGGACAGGAAAGAAAACTTAAATGGTTCAAGCCAAGAAGCTCTAACGGATTCATGGTTCGCCGCGGACCTTTGGGAAATTTCAGTCTGCTGGGCGTACCGCATTCCAAGGAAGGCGTTGCCATCACAGCTGGCATTTTCATCGGAGCCGGCGTTATCTGGGCAATTCTTGTATTCATGATTCTTCCGGCGCTTGGATACAACATTTAATTCCATAATACGGTTTCCTGCGTATGGCACAGGGGTAGGAAATCATCCTGAAAATAGGACCTGGCATTGAAAAATGTCGGGTCTTTTTTTAGGTTTAAGGAAAGTAGTGCCGGTTATTTCTTTTTATTCAAGGAGGTCTTATTGGTATGGCAAATTGGGAATCAGTTCTTGAGGAACTATTTACGGGCGTCATGGGGATGCAGGATCCGACGGTATGGATCATGTTCCTCATCGGCGGGCTCCTCATCTGGCTGGGAGTGAAGAAGGACTATGAGCCTATGCTTCTCTTCCCGATGGGGGTCGGATGTATCCTGGCGAACATCCCCGGACATTTTGCGGTCATCCCGACGGGAGGCGGTGAACCAGGTTTCCTGACGGTGCTCTATAATGCAGGCATCGCCAACGAGCTTTTCCCTGTCCTGATCTTCATCGCCGTCGGTGCGATGTGTGATTTCACACCGCTCATCCGCGCTCCGTACGTCATGCTCTTTGCAGCGGCAGCGCACTTCGGTATTTTCGCGGCAGCGCTTCTCGCCGCTATGGTCGGCTTCCCGTTCAATGAAGCT harbors:
- a CDS encoding SLC13 family permease gives rise to the protein MDPAIITLCVLAVAAFLFVTELIPLAVTAMAACTMLGILGVLPAKQVYAGLSNSTVVLFGGMFVIGAAMFKTGLAEAIGIAVVKKAGTGEIRLMGAIMLVTIILSSVSSNTGTVACLMPVIVGICQAAKIPASKELMPLAIAANVGGTITMIGTPPNVIVTGALSAAGLPTFGFFEFAYIGIPLSAIIFFWTLFVGRHFLPDKSAGAMDEEAVKAAKEEAGAGDDNAPKSKTKMWISGLILIGVVLAMALELPTLPLQTAAVTGAILCVITGCLKEKEAYAGIDWVTIFLFAGMLSVATAMEKTGAGKLIADTVVNMMGDNPNPYVLTAVLFLISNVLTQFMSNTASAALLAPIGISIAQSIGCDPKPVLMALGIAASMAFATPMATPPNTLVLGPGGFSFNDYVKVGVPMCLISWIACVIIIPIFWPFH
- a CDS encoding OadG family protein encodes the protein METPGPLSICITNMVIVFAVLIFLAFVIQLIHVVDPTKNKKK
- a CDS encoding sodium ion-translocating decarboxylase subunit beta; this translates as MDGFMRALVSVWTDSGFAALTWENVVMILVGLVLLYLAIAKEYEPLLLLPIAFGDIMANFPNTGFETDMGVMMAIGFGIKYEIFPPLIFMGVGAMTDFGPLIANPKTVLLGAAAQIGVFVALAGAMMLGFNVQEAASIGIIGGADGPTAIYLTTKLAPHLLGAIAVAAYSYMSLVPLIQPPIMKLCTTKAQRSIKMVNLRPVTHFEKVAFPIVVAIVVSLLLPPVAALMGCLCLGNLFEVSGVTARLSDTAQNALCNIVTIFLATGTGLTMTGDKFLRIQTIEIIVLGLIAFAAGTAGGVLFGQIMRIASGNKVNPLIGSAGVSAVPMAARVSQVVGLKDNPSNYLLMQAMGPNVAGVIGTAVAAGTMLAQFGG
- a CDS encoding ISL3 family transposase, whose product is MYSYGAFSVLIKDFPDLPKQKKYIEFSGHRFRCTSCGKTITEDIPCQCPFTRVTWDMALWIIHLLKCHTSISAISAMLSVHWSTIQKIQKHIMDKALAAFETCLKKSNYRPRYLAVDEFAIHKGHRYATCVMDLETGFILWAGLGRSMSDFEHFFKSIGLSLLSRLKAVAMDMNASFNRLFQKYCPKAPIVYDRYHMQAQFGRDVMGAVRLEEAQKHRQEAEALKEYTKETNNPELQKMSREKSHEERKLYTELKKSRWILLKKDDHLNERQKTHLLDILSEHRDLAICYAMKQEMTRLFTLTDYEEALAGWTKWIQAGLESGIPALVKFARQKQKRIKGLAAHALYPINTGKLEGFNNKIKVLKRIGYGYRNMDYFFTLIRFHSLPKNYSSPKFP